In Synechococcus sp. CC9616, the following are encoded in one genomic region:
- a CDS encoding metallophosphoesterase yields the protein MRPSRTRHWVIGDVHGCHHSLLDLLAVLPSGDHLVFLGDVISRGAAIVATMDLVWELVTQRRATWLRGNHEQSLIDALQSSNQDESQHHLMLDTYEQLGVERAEQWLHRLLQLPSVYRADGWSATHAGFNSSGEPDLSIRDPFWESYDGRFGLVVVGHTPRPQVERYGHIVLIDTGAVYGGLLSAYCPETDAVVQVPGASCSTSFPRPQDEGRIPAVLAGEPSTC from the coding sequence GTGAGGCCCTCCCGCACGCGCCACTGGGTGATAGGTGATGTGCACGGATGCCACCACTCGTTGCTGGATCTTCTGGCCGTGCTTCCCAGCGGGGATCACCTTGTTTTTCTCGGTGATGTGATCAGTCGTGGGGCAGCCATCGTGGCCACGATGGACCTGGTTTGGGAACTGGTGACGCAACGCCGTGCGACCTGGTTGCGAGGCAATCACGAACAGAGCCTCATCGATGCGTTGCAGTCGTCCAATCAGGACGAGTCACAACACCACCTCATGCTCGACACCTACGAGCAGCTGGGTGTGGAGCGCGCCGAACAGTGGCTGCATCGTCTTTTGCAACTTCCGTCCGTTTATCGGGCTGACGGTTGGAGCGCCACCCATGCGGGTTTCAACAGCAGCGGCGAGCCCGATCTTTCGATTCGCGATCCCTTCTGGGAGTCCTATGACGGCCGTTTCGGATTGGTGGTGGTCGGCCACACGCCGCGGCCGCAGGTTGAGCGTTACGGCCACATCGTGTTGATCGACACCGGCGCTGTTTACGGCGGATTGCTGTCGGCTTATTGCCCGGAGACCGATGCCGTGGTTCAGGTCCCTGGTGCTTCCTGCTCCACGTCGTTTCCCCGCCCTCAGGATGAGGGGCGGATTCCGGCCGTCCTGGCTGGAGAACCAAGCACTTGCTGA